TAATGTAATGTGCACGGCTAGTCCAAAAAGCTGATGTAGACTGCCTTGTTTGACCTCCATACAAATGCGTTTGCAGTTTCATGGTCTGGGAATGCTGAATTATGCTGAATTTAAAACTTTTCCTGCACAAGACATAAATGTTGCTGACCCTACTGTGCTGATGTGGATAGTATTGATATGGGATTAGCTTGGTGAATggtttaaaaataatagctgaCACACGTTATTTTCACAAATatcataacagaaaaaaatccccATGTCTTATTTTCTCTATGTTgagaaaaaagatttattcaagATATTTTGATGCCAATTAAGGCCAATAGTTTACTCACTCTGCCTTAAATATTGTCGTTTGCAGCTTGTATTCTTAACCAGAAGTCATTTACAAGTCATTTTCCATGCCAGTGTTTTACACTGTTACAATCCTGATCTTATAATTGTAACATCATATCATAACATGCAAATTTGGCTGTTTTGACATATAAAATACTGGTTCAAAGATAAAGTTTGTGGTATTTTTTATGTTACTCAGTTGGATTTGAGGCCACAAAGAGCCTCTTTAAAAATGAGCTAGTATAACAGCATGTTACAAAGCATGTGTGATATTCTGAATTTTGGAAATTGAAGTACACATGCCTGGATTTGTAATAACTTGTTGAACCGTATAATATATCACGCCTATAGGGACACACCTGTAAATTTACAGGCATGCTTGCATGTGTAGCGGGAACCCTGCATTAGCACAAAACATACATACCTGTCCAGGCAGTTCTCGTAGTTGAGAGTAGCCTTGAAGCCATAGATGGCAAAGGTGACGATGCTGGCAAAGATAGAGGTTCCACTGTTGATAAGTGAGACAACGATGGCCTGGTTCTgaaagttgttgttgtgctgGTTGTAGCTAGCAAAGGCTATTAGTGAGCCAAAACCCAAACCGAGGGAGAAAAAGATCTGAGTGGCTGCATTGATCCACGCTCTAGGATTGGCAAGTTCAGCCATCTAAAAGCAGACAAATGTACATACACATAAAAGATAAACCACTCTAAGTATGAAACCTGAAGAGCCTTATCTGCGTAGCACATTTCCTAGACACTCTTACCTTGGGTGTGAACATGTATTTGAGGCCATTGATGGCACCATGAAGAGTCACACCCCGAATCAAGTAGATAAACAGGACCAGATAAGGAAATGTAGCTGTGAAGTACACCACCTGTAGAAGCCAACCAGCACAATCATAGAAAAGTTCAAATGTGTAAGTGTGATGATGGAATGTTTATGAATTTTATCATAACTTGGTAACTTTGTGTTACAGTATGTTTTAGTTAGGCACTAGGGTCTGCTGGTTTAGAAAATATTTGTAAATTACATTCACCAAATCCTCCATTAGGTACACATTGCTACTAATGGGGTATAGCCCATATGCTGTGTGGTATAGAAGGCTTGTTAATATTGCTCAGAGATTTTGGGGGATATTGACataacatcacacagttgctgctgtTGGTCCATATCTAGGAACATCTCCACTTCCACCACACTGCAAAGAACTGTGCTAGATTCATATTAAGTACAGTGAACTGAGAGAACTAATTACTCATAACCATCTCACAGATGGAACATTCTGTACAGCCACTTTTTATACTAACTTAAAACAGTTAACTGTTACGGTTACTTAAAAATCCATCATTGACCCATCAGTCTTAgccaattataggccaatctccaaccttccttttatctcaaaaaaatcttgaaagagtgattttaaaagacaaatggtttatttgaagagtttcagtcaggtttcagagctcatcacagcacagaaacagctttagtgaaggttacaaatgatcttcttatggcctctgacagtggactcatctaaTGTTactgtaaatggagagtcctcttcacacactgaggttaattatggagttccacagggttcagtgctaggaccaattctgtttacattatacatgcttcccttaggcagcatcattagaagacatagcatacatttacactgctatgctgatgacacccagctctatctgtccatgaagccagataacacacaccaatgagttaaactgcaggaatgtcttaaagacataaagacctggatggccgctaactttctgcttcttaattcagataaaactgaggttattgtactcggccctgaaaatcttagaaatatggtatctaagcagattcttactctggatggcattaccttggcctccagtaacactgtgaggaaccttggagtcattttggaccaggacatgtccttcaacgcacatattaaacaaatatgtaagactgcctTGAGTGGTTTTCAGCTTTGTGctccttgtttttgtgttgatatgacttttaaaaaaaaagatatatgtCCTCATTAGGATTGGGAATTCTGTCATTCTGTGGGTCTGCAGCCTAAGATTTATACTGTTAACTTGTTATACTGTATAAAGCACTGTGAGTGCTCAGGCAGAGTTGAAAAGCGGTATACAAGAACTGGTGTGTTTACCATTTAATTATGTGACAATGCATTTATGTTACTTGGCATCAAAATTTATGAAGTGGCATTTTCATGATGGCGATTGTTGTGCTCATATCCACTTCTGATATGTATCACAGAAACTCGTGAGTCTCCTTACCTTTCCTGTTGACTTTACTCCTCGCACAATGAACAGGTAGGTTATTGCCCAGGCAAGCACGAGACACAGTGCCTGTCCTGTATGAATGCCTCCATTCTCTTCAATAGAAGAAGAGATGTTCAGTGTTTCCCTGTAGAAGAAATATTGGGTGGGTGTAGCCACCTCACACTCCTCTGTAGGTCCCGTTCGGTTTGAATTTATGGGGCATACTGCCCAGGGCAGGACTGACTGCAATTGACATAAacatgaagagcagcagagatgtGTTACATCCAAATGAGCTACAACAACGTAGCATGTGTTTGAAAAAACTGCAGTAGTTTGAAAATTAGCAGCTCacttgaaatgaatgaaagagGTACCAGAAACTCCATGCATTGATGACGTTGTAATAGAGACAGAGATACACGGATGTCACAACGCTAGCAAGCCCTAAAACAGAAGAACAGCAAATAAAATCACCAATCTCACATTGACACTTGTTACTTATACCTGCTGTACTATTGTAGGGTACCTGCATATAAAGCGCCTCGAGGCAACTGTTATTgtaatttggcgctatataaataaaatgaaatcaaattgtCTACATAAAATTAAACTGTTCATTTGAAAGATTAAAACTTAAACAAAGCCCAGGTGTTTTTCATTCACAGCACTCTACAAAGTTCTGTCTGTAGCTCCTTTGCACAGACTCCTTTTTAGCTTCTTCTAATGCAACATTCAAACTGCTTACTGTTTTGTCACCAGAAAGGCTCTCCTTGGTACTCCTTTATAACACCTCTAGTTTTCCAAAAGTGTAGCTAAAAGTGTGCGGTAAATGCATTGTGACTTCATTTTAATCAAGCACTTACCCAATCCTCCCAAATACGGGCTTATCGAAGTCCATGCCCCGATGCTACCTAAACGCATCTTCTGACCAATGGCGAGCTCCATGTAGAATAAGGGCAACCCCTCCAAAAGCAACATGATGAGATACGGGATTAAGAACCCCCCTGAAGGCATGAAGGGTGAATACAGTACAAATGTTATACAGTGGACAAATTTGCTATATAAACATCACCAcaattataaataattataaaaaatatgCAACCATAGCATTTTAAGAATCCCATGAGTGTAAACCAGAAGCACACTTTCTAAGCTGATAGGAGCCATATTAACCCTTGGATGCACAATCTACCAATACCTACCTACACTCTTCCACAGgtggggtcaaaaatgaccccaaataAAATCAATGCATTTTGCTATAAACTTGGTTTCCACTCTTTTCCCCTGTCTGTGTCCTCACCTGATACTCTTGTGACCTTCAGGTGTTTTGCGTAAGTGGCTGAGGACAAGCATTTCTAACTAACATTTTTATGGTGGTACCCTTCTGAGCAGTCTGGAGAATTACAGTGTGCCAACAAACCCCTGACCCAACTGGCACCAGTCTCCCTACTTGGCAGAAGACCATCTATCTGTGCTTGGCTATGGTCAACCTTGTATGTGTGAAACATCTTTTCACGTTGTTCCTTCTGCAACGCACAGTGTGCTGAGTTTCTAATTACACTCACAAAGGTGATTTGTTGTCAAGACAAAAAGTGTTATGGTGTCGGTCACTAGCACAGTACTGTCGTACGTAGTAGGACGCTGAAAAATTCCACATCCACACAGTAAATGAAGGGTGACGCACAGAGTCAGATTCTGGCAGTCAGAGAGAAACATCGGGACAAACACCCCGGCACAAAGTGCCATATGTTGGAAACATTTCCAGGGAAGAGccgaaaacattttttcttctttaaatgtctGAATGCTTGCGCTGCCTTTATTTTAGTTCGTCTTTAAATTGCGCACTCTCACACTTAAACGGAGTCTGTTTAAACAAGCCTACTTCGAAACCGcttctgattattattatttgcttttCGCTCCGAACGCTTAATGACCGTCATCtacttttattattgttttcagcATCGAGACAGCTGACCATAGTCAGGTAAGGATTCCATAGGAAATTTACCACGGAACGCCCCGCCCCCTTTGATAAAATCTTAATCAACAACTCTTCACACCAATTAAAGAATATTAAGTTACTTACAATTCAATTAATGGTATTGAGAAATTATAAAGGGACGTTTACATGACACATGGCTGTAGTAACTCGTTTACCAGCTGAGGTGAGTAAATTCCGTTATGTACAACATCACTGCTTTCCACTGAATCTTTGAAGACAGAGTGTATTGAGATTTGTCATTTCAAATCAAATACACTCTGTGCTCATCAAACATGATCATAAACCTGGTAACCTCCCTCTACTTAAAGGCACAAGAAAGTGCTGCTCATGATTTAGTGAAAGAGGGTCACACGGACTTACCTCCGCCGTGTAATTGACAGAGGTATGGAAACCGCCACACGTTTCCCAGTCCGACTGCATATGATACACAGGCCAGCACAAATTGCATGGGGCTGTCCCAGTTGGGTCTTCCATCTTTTTCCATGACTCGGTCCTGTGTGTAGCCTCAGTGAGCCCGCAAAATAATTAGTGTCCGCTGCGTGGGTGAAGCTGTGCTCAGCCTGAGCCTGGTTTATAAGCCCTCTGCGACTGTAGCGAAGGCGGAGCCAAAAGCTTCTGTTATTCAAAGTGTTAGTAAAGGGGGTGAGGCATGGAAAATAACCCAGGtggatgtttcttttatttgataCATACATACCGCAGAAAGAGGgcgacacacagagacaggggCAAAGAAAAAGTCCTTAAGAAGCACAAGACtgaataaatgtgtgtgaatgagagggagagaggtgcAACAGCAAAGCTGCAAGTACAGCTAGTGAAACCAGACCTGGGGTCAACCATTCAAAACAACTGACAGAGgccaagagaggtgaagaagagagtgcaggcagagTGGAActgagtgtcaggggtgatttatGACTGGTTAGCAGGTCTACAAGATGCTGGATTGTAGATGGTGGCGCTAACAACCAACCAACTAACCAACAAAAAAGTAGGAGGCAGAGCTGGAAGTGGTGGATTGGAAGATTTTCACTCGGAGTGACCAGAGTGGGCTACAAATGAGAACATTAGCTCAGGTTGAGTGATTTGGAGGCAATATTAGAGAGTTATGGTTGAAATGGTTCGGACATGTGCAGAGAACGCAGAGTGGATGGAGTGAACAAAGAATGACAGCGATGCCAGGTAGGAAGGCGGGAaaagacctcagaggaggttcatggatgtagttaAGGAGCACATGCAGAGGGCTGGTGTGACTAAAAAGGATGAAACAGGCAGATGGCAGGGTCTCAAACTTGAATGAGCTGTGGGCCACTGCTGGCGCTGTCATCTCATTGGAGGGCCACTTTAGTGTTCAAGGGgtacaaaaaacaagcaagaaaaCTCCCACAAATATCTCCAAAAATGtagcattttgtgtgttttttaaaatttcaaatattgtttAACAAGACAAAGCTGCCAATGTGAGCACGCTTTTTTCTCACTTCAactaactgaagcctttcattgaactaccaaataaacacaCTGGTGCTCTGTGTGGCCACACACGTGGCAGCACTTCTGCCATCATTGTGTTCGGATGTAACAAAATCAAAATGCAGACATTAGTGTGATTTTGGGCTCTCCttcagctcctgtgcagagctgattgTTGAATATGTGCAGACAGCAGCATGTTTCTGTCTCTCCTGACGACCGTAAGGACAGTAACACCAAATTACAAAAATTCTTGCACTCAATATCTCCTCATTAACAAACTTTTAACTGAAGATGAATCATTGAGGAATGAAGATGTTCTCACAGTATTCTTCACTCACTGACTGCCTGTAGTTTCTAATATCTCAGTTTGTTACTAACGCAGCTGCTGTCCACACAATAAAAGAAACCAGATTAAAATAGCAAAGCCCAATGTGCTAAAACCAACTGTGTACATAATTATATACGTTTCTACAGGACTGAGGGAGTTATTACTAAAGACTGTGACTCCTTCAATGAGTTTCAGTCTTTCTGGGGTTTCTGACCTGAAGTCTCTCTCAGTGAGTCAACAGAACGTCTGCCATgggacagctgtgatgaaagaaagggaggaCATTTCTCCAAAACCAAGACCCAAGATACCCGGCTTGGTCCTGATGCTCTCCCTCTGCAGGGTGAATGTTGATAATAATGTGGACTCTGGATCCTGTTatgaaatgaacagaaaaaaatgacaaatttcaGCTGATTGCACTGCTGAGTACACTCGGCCAGACATGGACAATCAGTTTCTGGCTGCAGCTTGTCAGTCTGGTGG
The DNA window shown above is from Astatotilapia calliptera chromosome 11, fAstCal1.2, whole genome shotgun sequence and carries:
- the slc6a20 gene encoding sodium- and chloride-dependent transporter XTRP3A, which translates into the protein MEKDGRPNWDSPMQFVLACVSYAVGLGNVWRFPYLCQLHGGGGFLIPYLIMLLLEGLPLFYMELAIGQKMRLGSIGAWTSISPYLGGLGLASVVTSVYLCLYYNVINAWSFWYLFHSFQSVLPWAVCPINSNRTGPTEECEVATPTQYFFYRETLNISSSIEENGGIHTGQALCLVLAWAITYLFIVRGVKSTGKVVYFTATFPYLVLFIYLIRGVTLHGAINGLKYMFTPKMAELANPRAWINAATQIFFSLGLGFGSLIAFASYNQHNNNFQNQAIVVSLINSGTSIFASIVTFAIYGFKATLNYENCLDRMRLLLLNTFDLAEDAISMDSVLEWTEKLNTTYPEQFAQIADKVREGECNLEKELDTAVEGTGLAFIVYSEAIKNMPLPQLWSVLYFFMLLLLGMGSMLGNVTAIITPLRDFKIMSRMSNELFSGLVCVFCLLLGLGFTTTSGNYWFTIFNDYAATFSLLFIVLIEVIAVSYIYGIKRFEKDIEDMLGHRPNWYWKIMWAVTSPLLLIGLFIFYIINYIQGGTPTYQAWNKELGESAVTEYPVFGQVFIVLLLVSSVSCVPLTALYAFCRKRKDRAYEKRPSAVSTVSV